In the Ictalurus furcatus strain D&B chromosome 13, Billie_1.0, whole genome shotgun sequence genome, ctccagggggcgctgtatcatggctgaccctgcgctctgaccccaacttcctgacatgctgggatatgtggaaaaagaatttcactgtgctgtaatgtatatgtaatgagtaattcttcttcttcttaatattgTAAAGCGTCATGTCTCAATTGACATCATATAGCCAAATATGtgacattgtgtttattttttactggctaattattttcctaaagcACCGTGTCCaacaagtgtttcattcctgcTATCGGTACTGCTAATAAACCAACAACGATGCTCTAAGCCTTGTTTGATCGATCTTGcttgcaatctgattggtcagaacgatCCGACAGCAGTGGGAAGAAAACACTGTGTTGacggtgttataggaaaacaatcaatgtAACCCCAATTGACTTAAACTCGATTTGGTCGAGTACGCCTAAACATTCCTAAACCATGTTCATCGGTATTAAACGTTCTTCTCACAACACAAATCTCCTGAAAGGCTTTAATGGTGGCGAATAAAAGCTCAGGGTCACAAATCGCACCAATCACACGAATATAATAACGCTCTTAACGGTTTCAACGTGCGTTTAGTGTACTCTTGGGTCTCATACCCTGTCTTATCTTCCCAAAAACTCGCACTCAACCCCTGTGTTCCTGCCGTGTCTTCCTCTGTATACCTGACATCCTCCGATTGCGTCTTGTGTTCATTCTCacttttgctcatttttttttccagaaatatCCTGCGACGCCCGTTCGGTCTCGATCCGGCACTCTCGAGAGGCGATAAACATCTGGGCTTGTTTCCTGGTGGACCTTTTTGGCGACGGCTGATACAGAGCAGTCCATACGGCGCTTTAAGGTCAGGACtgtttctttctcctttcttccATTGTCTGTCTTCGTCTCAGTTTTTCAGGCTTCATTATACGGGGTTCATTTCCCTGGCGTCTCGTAGCGCTACGAGTATTATCGCCCCCGCTAACGCTAACTCGGAGTACTCAGAGAtcgattttcttttttctttttttttaatcagcgtAAGTGGATTTCGTTGGGCCTTCGGTCGTTTGTCTTCTCTTTCGAAGACGCACAGAACTTCTTTATCTCGTCTCAGCCGGGAGAAGGAATTCACCAGGAGCTCTATCTTGCCAGATGTTGAACTATTTTAGCTTTTTGGTTTCGGTCCCCATGATTGTCTGCTGAAAACCAGTCACACGACAGTGCTGTCGAACTCTCGATCGGTGAAAATTCGTTTTCCTTAACAGCGTCTCTCTGtatcgttatcgtttctatagcaacagcttgtTCTAGGGAACTCGTACGGCGGACGCTCCGTATAAAAGGATTGGAAAAAGGTACGCCGTCTCCGGTGTCCATCACGGGAAGGTCTTCCAGGCTGTATGAGGCTGTTCCATGTCTTGTAACTATTAATTAGTTGAGGTGGAACGTGGAAGCGGCTTTCTTTACGGGCCGACAGTGTGAAAGACAGAACAATTTGCCACTCGCAGTTACTTGCACTTAAGACAAAGCGAGCCACGTCTTGCGTGAAACGATCACGGATTACAGTCCTCGCAGACGGTGGGATAGGATGACCAAAATGGCAGCCGCAGCTTGAATAGCAGTCAGACTTACGGTCATGACTTCTCCCAACGTACCGTCTGGTTTTCGTCTTTGGAAACAAACCAAGAGTAAACGACGAGAATGGACAGGATGAGCCTAATTACAAAGCGCTCTTCGGGTGAAATCTCTAGTATTCCAACTCGAGACTTGTGACTGTTGCATGCGACTGTTCTAACATAATATAACAGATAAGTCTGGACTGTTCTATCGGTGCCTCACGACCTCAGGACTAGGATATGAAGTTCAAGACGATATTTTTTAGGACTGGGTTTAGTGGCTTTGGAACCTCGTCAAACCTGGAACGTACGAGCGCCTGAGGTGGAGCTGTGAATTAGGACAGCGCAGCAGGGATTTCAGTCAACAAGGGGATAGTATTAATTCATGTCCTCCGGCTAAAAGTGGACGTTTCTGCGTGTACTTTATGTAAATGCAAGACCAGCTTCATAAGTTTGTTGGATCAGTACCACGTTAAAAAGCAAAGagaagacgagagagagagagagagagagagaaagggatggagagagatcCCTGTTGCCTACAGCAATTAGAGCAGCTAGCCTCCATCTGTGCAtgaaataacacactccagctcAGAGGAGCTTTCAGCCATCAATCGGCAGCTTGTTAttctgcacgtgtgtgtgtgtgtgcgcgtgagtgcgtgtgtgtgtgtgtgtgtgtgtgtgtgctggtagGTATAAGGGATGTAATTTATTCTGTGTTAATTAGAGGGCAATCAATGTAGgttatgtatacacacacacacacacacacacacacacacactaaaagagACGTAAGTGTGGTTTGTGAAATAACTGGCAACAGAGGCAGATTTTATACAGCAGCCAGTTCAGAAAGATAGACAGTGATCAGATGGTATAGTATATCGAGATGGTAAAACCATatgaataacaaataataataataataataataataataataataataataatgtgatgaTTTCGGAGCACTACATTCCTGTTTAacttgtaatattatatatttcttttcttttttttttttaccaggacACCTCGTCTTGACCCACACAGCTAGTGCTCTGAAGGGAGTATGCCCCCATTTGACCATGGCGCTGCCGTCCTATTGGCTACTCCGGCACTCCGTGGTCATGTGCTTGCTGCTACACAGCTTGGTCTTGATGACACTCTGCTTCCACCACGCAGCCACCTCCTGCTCAAAGCATTGCTACTGCTCCGAGAGCGAGGGTCCATCTGGGGGCAAGACCATGCGGTGCAGCAACCTACGCCTCACCGAGATTCCACAGGACATCCCAAACGACACACGGCGCCTCTACCTGGACTACAACCTGCTGACCGGTGTCCCTGCCAATGCCTTTCGAGATCTTCCTCTGCTGGCCGAACTCGATCTTTCCCACAACGAGCTGGCACTGCTTGAGCCTGGAGCTTTCCGGGGCCTGGCTGCCTCGTTGCTGTTCCTGGATCTTTCCTCCAACCAGCTGGTGACGCTGGACCCCGAAGCTTTTGAAGGCGTGAGGGCTCGATCCAATCTGACTGGCAACCCCTGGCACTGTGACTGCCGGTTACAGATGGCACTTCCACGCCTCGATCTGGAGCCTGTGTCTCTCACCGGCATCGTTTGCCAAACATCAGAACCCGAGGACTCGGGTGCCCAAGGTGTGCCCTTTCTGCTGGCCAAAGACTTGGACCTATGCGTGGTGCTTAAAAAGACCACAGACGTGGCCATGCTAGTGACCATGTTTGGATGGTTCACCATGGTCATCTCCTACCTGGTCTACTACGTGCGGCATAACCAAGAAGATGCCAGGCGCCACCTGGAGTATCTCAAGTCTCTGCCCAGCAGGCAGGGCAAGTCTGAGGAATCTTCCACCATTAGCACTGTGGTTTGACAGCACACGATCGCTAAAGGGGGAAGCTTCTCAGGCAAGCACAGGGCAATGGGCACACTGAAAAGTCTAGCCTGGTAGAGGAACCAATAACCGGATTATCATCTCTGGAAATAACAGGCATGGCGTACTGCAGCTCTCTGGATCATCAGAAACCAGccttaaacaaaaaacaaccacagcGACTTAGCAGCTGGAAAAAATCCTGCCGCAAGTCTTCCATTTCAGGCTCGAAGGTAAAGACAAACCCTCCTTGGGGAACCTACATGCCAGCGTTGCAAGAGAATTGCAGGGGTCATCTAATCTTATCCAGATAAATAATTGATCCCGGACCGGCCAGGCTCCAAGTCTGCGCTGGCTGAGTGGTTTGTCTGCTCCGAATGCTTTTGAAGTAGCACGAGTTGTTACTTTTGAGTCGTTTCTGAAAGGATCCGCCATCTATTTGCATGAGCATGTAGCATAAAGCAAGCCCTCTCTTCCATTACGATATTTATTAACATGAAAAGTTCTGATGTTTATCCCTCCAGACTACATTCGTTTTTTATAACAGAGCCATGCATAAACATACACGTCCGTCATTTCTACAATTCTGAATAAACGGTTTAGTGAAAGTCGGTGTATTGCTctgatatgtatattttttatcattttgtagAGGAAataatcatatttcgtaatccTAGTGAAGGACACCAGCTGGTCCGGTATTTTCCCGCTCTTTCAGGGGAAGAGTAAAATGCTGCTTTGTTGGGgtttttgtgtgggtttttttttttttttttacatttagtgatGGTTTCCAGTCCTGTTCCTGGAATTTCCAATGAACTCGCAGCTCTaggatcctgagcttgggttccTGTCCGTGTGGTTTTCCTTCaggtcctctggtttcctcccacgtcCCAAAACATGCTGATACTGAGATCTTGGTGCAAATCTTTTGTTTTTCGGTTGTTTTGGCCAAACTGGCTGCGGACGTAAGATGTAACAATTGTACGACTGTTCCTCGCAACCAAGGAATTATTTCACGATTTTTCTCTGCAacggaaaaagaaataaaatacagtgtaaaGCAGCCTTACTTTGTGCAAGCTCATCTACTCGAACTCGTAACGACGAACGCGATAGCCCTCGTCGTTTCCAAATCAGATTCGCTAACTTGTAATTGTAGCTAACTTGTAAATGTAGCTAGCTTGTAATTGTAGCTAGCTTGTAAATGTAGCTAGCTTGTAATTGTAGCTAGCTTGTAAATGTAGCTAGCTTGTAATTGTAGCTAGCTTGTAAATGTAGCTAGCTTGTAATTGTAGCTAGCTTGTAATTGTAGCTAGCTTGTAAATGTAGCTAGCTTGTAATTGTAGCTAGCTTGTAAATGTAGCTAGCTTGTAATTGTAGCTAGCTTGTAAATGTAGCTAGCTTGTAATTGTAGCTAGCTTGTGAATGTAGCTAATCTGGTCGTTTTGCGGATTAGGGTTACTTAGCTACAGAGTAATTGTGTGACTCGAGTTCCACCACCTTCCAAATTCCACTTTGATTCATGTCCTTAAGGGTTATTGTGGAAGTTAGCGGACCAGGACTGGAAATCAGTCAATGCTGTGGGATTTTATTTACTTGCTCATTTTGACTgactgaaatcttttttttttttttctcagttacTCAGGACTCCAAAAGCCTTTTCAGCTAGAACAGGTTTGAGGTGCAGCTTTATAATGCTAATCCTCCATAGAATGAAATGGAAGATTTGCACAGAAATGCCACCAATGGAACGTGCTAATCTGGAAGGCTTCTCGTGCATACATTTAACTCAAGAGGCTTATGGATGAAAATAAAACGGAGAGTCGTGCCGTGTTGGATGTTTTAATTATGTAGAAGGTAGACGTGATGGAAGGAATTGGCCTGACTTTTGACACTGCGCTCTAAAAAGTGTGAGTAGATCAGGAGTCGGTGGAATTACCgcattatatgattattatttcttttattttttttaatgtaaggtTTAAAATCAGTAACATCGCTGAGAGTTTCCAGAATCGCGCAGGGTATGTTTTGTActgttattaattaaaaaagatatctattttttactttttgtgttGGATTTATTCCAGATACAGTATTCAGGATGCActttattgaaaacaaaatcaaaacctGACACAGAAAAATGTACTTATGTTccattaaagattaaaaaaacacactgtgGTGTTGTTCCTGAGAACGTTTTCTATTTTCCAGTGAGAGACTTCCTGCTGAGGAAACTCCACCTG is a window encoding:
- the lrrc3ca gene encoding leucine-rich repeat-containing protein 3B, which gives rise to MALPSYWLLRHSVVMCLLLHSLVLMTLCFHHAATSCSKHCYCSESEGPSGGKTMRCSNLRLTEIPQDIPNDTRRLYLDYNLLTGVPANAFRDLPLLAELDLSHNELALLEPGAFRGLAASLLFLDLSSNQLVTLDPEAFEGVRARSNLTGNPWHCDCRLQMALPRLDLEPVSLTGIVCQTSEPEDSGAQGVPFLLAKDLDLCVVLKKTTDVAMLVTMFGWFTMVISYLVYYVRHNQEDARRHLEYLKSLPSRQGKSEESSTISTVV